Proteins encoded by one window of Manis pentadactyla isolate mManPen7 chromosome X, mManPen7.hap1, whole genome shotgun sequence:
- the YY2 gene encoding transcription factor YY2 has translation MASDEVIHIPTENTGTSTGTVELDQTLMDEAVPVETVPVKAIILEAITVEAVSVEAIPMEAIPMEAIPMETIPVEAIPVEAVPVEAIPVEAVPVEAIPVEAVPVEAIAVEAVPVEAIPVGAVPVEAIPVDAVPVEAIPVGAVPVEAIPVDAVPVEAIPVGAVPVEAIPVDAVPVEAIPIEAVPVVTTVTGTIKAYEIISSSSVHGGHHYPPLIVLPLLISSNPNQGEHDQEMIMVQTKEEVGECYESDKLQANSSSKDQVVTPVDEDNCFQQTLASLSASTSSAARSHSQKPKSSLKSHTSSKARAESSRSKVSRKKRKQKKVHSKTVAGEISITKCSPEISVTKCSPSDKQDHETGQIENSLPDLSEYLKGKKLPPEGIPGMDLSDRKQLETFTKVRVDQYKDDGPKTVACAHEGCVKMFKNNSAMRKHLQSHRPRECICPECDKAFIDNSKLKRHQLVHSGEKPFRCMFEGCGKHFSLDFNLRTHMRIHTGDRPYVCPFNDCNKMFTQSTNLKSHILTHAKKKNGRKKKDRS, from the coding sequence ATGGCGTCAGATGAAGTCATCCATATTCCCACAGAAAACACGGGGACATCTACAGGTACTGTGGAGCTTGACCAGACCCTTATGGATGAAGCCGTCCCTGTGGAGACTGTCCCTGTGAAGGCCATTATTTTAGAGGCCATCACTGTGGAAGCTGTCTCTGTCGAAGCCATCCCTATGGAAGCTATTCCTATGGAGGCCATCCCTATGGAAACCATTCCTGTGGAGGCCATCCCTGTGGAAGCCGTTCCTGTGGAGGCCATCCCTGTGGAAGCCGTTCCTGTGGAGGCCATCCCTGTGGAAGCCGTTCCTGTGGAGGCCATCGCTGTGGAAGCCGTTCCTGTGGAGGCCATCCCTGTGGGAGCCGTTCCTGTGGAAGCCATCCCTGTGGATGCTGTTCCTGTGGAGGCCATCCCTGTGGGAGCCGTTCCTGTGGAAGCCATCCCTGTGGATGCTGTTCCTGTGGAGGCCATCCCTGTGGGAGCCGTTCCTGTGGAAGCTATCCCTGTGGATGCTGTTCCTGTGGAGGCCATCCCTATCGAAGCTGTTCCTGTGGTCACCACGGTGACGGGAACCATCAAGGCATACGAGATTATCAGTAGCAGCTCTGTCCATGGTGGCCACCACTATCCACCTCTTATAGTGCTGCCGCTCCTCATTAGCAGCAACCCAAACCAAGGGGAACATGACCAGGAAATGATTATGGTGCAGACAAAGGAGGAAGTGGGAGAATGCTACGAGTCAGACAAACTGCAGGCCAACAGCAGCTCTAAGGACCAGGTGGTCACACCAGTCGATGAAGACAACTGCTTCCAGCAGACCCTGGCTTCCTTGTCAGCCTCCACGTCATCAGCAGCCAGAAGCCACAGCCAGAAGCCCAAGAGCAGTCTAAAGAGCcacaccagcagcaaggccagagCGGAAAGCAGCAGGTCCAAGGTAAGCCGCAAGAAGAGGAAGCAGAAGAAGGTGCATTCCAAAACCGTGGCGGGTGAGATCTCCATCACCAAGTGTTCTCCCGAGATCTCCGTCACCAAGTGTTCTCCAAGTGATAAACAAGATCATGAAACTGGACAGATTGAGAACTCACTTCCTGATTTATCAGAGTACCTGAAAGGGAAGAAGCTTCCTCCTGAAGGAATACCTGGCATGGACCTCTCAGACCGCAAGCAGCTGGAAACATTTACTAAAGTGAGGGTCGATCAGTACAAAGATGATGGTCCAAAAACAGTAGCTTGTGCTCATGAAGGCTGTGTAAAGATGTTCAAGAATAACTCTGCTATGAGAAAACATCTGCAAAGCCACCGTCCCAGAGAGTGCATATGTCCAGAATGTGACAAAGCGTTTATTGACAACTCAAAACTAAAACGGCATCAACTGGTGCATAGCGGAGAGAAGCCGTTTCGGTGCATGTTTGAAGGCTGCGGAAAACATTTTTCCCTGGATTTCAATTTGCGTACACATATGCGAATCCATACAGGTGACAGGCCATACGTGTGTCCTTTTAATGATTGTAACAAGATGTTTACTCAGTCAACTAACCTGAAATCTCATATCTTAACACatgctaagaaaaaaaatggccGAAAGAAAAAAGACCGTTCTTGA